The Acidobacteriota bacterium genome contains the following window.
GATCGTCGAATGATTCCGCTCCGAACTTATCCATGGCGAAACGGAAAGTTGCATGAGTGCATACAAGCGTCTTGTCGTCGCTTTCCAGAAATTTCTTCACCGCATCAACTTTGCCGTTGGTGTCGGCACCAGGAGCGTCACACAGATTCCATCTCGGTTCGACCTTCCAATCTGCCCAAAAGCCAAACTCGGTCAATGGCTCATTCTGAAAGCTCGCCCCGATGGACCGTTCCGGCACCACAATGATCGCTTGCTTGAGCTTTTGGTTTGCCAGCTTATCTAGTGCGATAAACATCAATGCGCGGCTCTTGCCCGAGGCCGGTGGAGATTTAATAAGCAGATATTGCTCTCCGCGTTTCTGATACGCACGCTCCTGCATTGGACGCATTCCGAGTGAATTTGAACTCGTGGATCTGCCGTCCTGCGCGTATGTGACGGAAATTGACGGAATGGGAACTGATTTACTCATAGGGCGGTTACCTTTGTTTCGTTTGCGGCCGTTTTCTTTGCCGTCATCTGTGTATAAAGTTCGAAGAGTTTTTCCAGCCGTTCGGTGTCGTTCTTGAACCGGCGGCCGATGTAAATGCGCTCCAGTGTTTCGTCGTTGTGCTCGTGAGCTTCGCGAAGATTCACGGGCATCATTTCAGGATCGTAAAGGTCCGCGATCGTTGCAGGGAAATGCGTCTCGCGGGCGAGCAGAATCTCTTCGGTGCAACGGGTCAGATCGGCTTTATTTTGCTCTGTTAGATCCGGGATGGGGAACGTATTCCAGCCGAGGGTATTGGAGTAAGAATAATCGGAACGCAATCTCCCGCAAATAGTCGCGATCCATGCAAGGTGTATTCGCGACGAAAGAATCGCAACGCACCACAGAGGACCATCGTCTATAAAGAACGCTTTATTAGTAGGTATGATTCTTTCGTTGGCTAGTCCGACTGGGAAAAATTCTCGGTTCTCCGAAGATACAATAGGAATAAAAATCTTCCGCTCCCCGTCACCTTTTCTCTCTCTAAATTGGTGTGGCTTAGCTGCAAGCTTTCGGACCGACACGTCCCCTGTTTCCATCCGTTCATTGCGCACAGATTCAATTCTGTCCTTTACCTCCGCAAACTCATTTGCAAGTACGACTGATTCATTGTCCAGCCATAAACAGTAGCGTTCTTTTCCTTTGATAAACTCGCTTGAACCAATGAATTGTTTAATCAGGTCTGGCGGAAAGCCGCCTTTCAAGAGTTGATCCTTTTCTTCGGGCGTCAGGATGAGGCCCGAGGATTTAGAGTAGTAAACCCCATAATCCATAACAACATCTGCGAATATTGGGAGCCTGCATGCGGCAACCATATCAATCTGATGTTCCGTTAAATATGGATTGATATGGGTCACAGTTCGTCTATTGTCGCCAGATATGATGTGCCTTGTTCCATTAGAATCAAAGTCCAACCCAACAATGATCACCGTAACTCCGGCTTTATTCTGGGCCAAGTTCGACCATATGAATGGTGTATACGCAAATCGGATTTTGCACCCGATTGATCGGAGCACGGCCCAGGTAATTGGCACTTGCTGTCCCTGGCAAAGGCTGTTTGTGGCAACAAATGAAAAGGGAGCTTTTGAGTGCGCATTATATTGAGCAGCTTTTAATAACCAAGCCCCAACATAGTCAACATTCTTCCAATTCTCGATAACGGACTCGAAGACAATCTTGAGATCATCCTTCTGACCGTCTGTCTGCTTTCGCGTTCCGGTGAAAGGCGGATTACCGCAAATGTAGGTCTCTCCGCCCTCGTTCTCAAAATCGATCTCCGCCTGATCCAGAGGTGTGCTAAAGAGGTCATCGGCGTAGATCTTTACCCCGGTTCCGGTCGGTGGACAGATGCTTAGCCAATCGAGCCGCAATGCATTGCCGAAAACGATCCAGTTAGCGGCATCGAGCGGCAGAAACTCGGCGAGCGCGAGCTTTTGACCGCGATAAAGTACGTCCGATTGATACTCGGCGATGATGAGTGCGAGACGGGCGATCTCGGCCGGAAAGTTGCGAAGCTCGATGCCGCGAAAGTTGTTGATCGGGATGTCAGTGGGACGTTCTGCCTCGCCTCGCCGCTTGTTGATCTCTGCTTCGATCTCCGCATCTGCTTGTAAGCGATAACGAAAATTACCTGATCCGCAAGCCGGGTCGAAGACACGAATTCGGGCGATGCGTTGGCGCAGGTTCAGGAGTTTGCGGGCATTGTCGCCCACTTCCTCAAGCTGGGTTCGCAGGTCATCGAGGAAGAGCGGATTAAGAACCTTCAGGATGTTTGGCACGCTGGTGTATGCATACCAAGCACCGCGTTCTTCATCATCGGCCACCGCCTGGATCATTGAGCCGAAAATATCCGGGTTGATCTTTGTCCAATCGAGACTGCCGACATGCAGCAAATATGAACGAGCGATGCGACTGAAGCGAGGCACATCCGAACTGCCGGAGAAAGACCACCGTTCACGTATGGAAAGTGTTCGCCCAACCCCGGACATTCGCCGCCACACGTTCTGAAACCTTGGTGTTCATCGAACGGAAGAGTTCGGAGAGTACCTCATGAGTGTTCGAAGAATCCCGCTCGCTCATCTGCTCGATAGTCGCGGTGAACAATCCCTCACCATTAAATATGCTGGTGTCCTCCGCGAAAAAAGCAAAATATGAGCCGAGCCATTAAGTGATTCAAGTCCTCGCGGCAGCCTCCTTGGTCCCCCAATCCGGATTCTCCTTGGTAGCTCGATGTAAAGCCGATTCAGCCCGCCAGTAGCCTTGATATCGAATGCGTTCTCACGAATCTTGCTTGACCGTTGTTATGCCAGCAAGTGCCAAGGAAGAAACCAAAGTGGTCGGAGAACTTAGCGTAGTCGCAGGCGACCGTTTCGCCATCCGCAATATTTTTCGGCTTCAAAGGCTTACCGTCCGTGGCGAGGATAAACTTGACCTTCTGCTTAGTCGTTGCGCTGACTTTCCTCAAAGCGTGAAGTGTTGCCGTCACCGTGCCTTCAGGACAGACCAGAATATGAATGTTATTGCGTTGGAGTATTCCGCCCGGAAGGTCGGACTGATTAGTAGTTCCGCTCTTCAGCCGCTTGATCGTCGTCTCCTTGTTCCCAAAAGCCTCAAGGAACGCGAACGGAAAACTCTCGGCATCGAAGGGCTGCTCAGCGAGCATAGAAACGGCTTCTTCGATTTCGACAGCATTCATACAGAGTCTTAGTTAATTGTCGCTGAGTGGACTTTCCGAACTTCAAAAAGTTATTTCCCGTTATTTTATCAGATATCGAAATGTGAGCCGATGTCAGACGTTGAAAACAGTTTTGGAACTGTTTGATCGAACGCGGTTGTATCACGAAAGAAGTGAAATGGAGCCCGCCTAATCCGTTGATCACAAGTAGCCAACTATCGCCTTTCGGCCCCATGAGACGCTCCGCGATTCTCAAAGTCCTTCCGATCCCCAACAAGACTCGAAAACCAAACAAATAAATAGCGGCTGAAAGGATGTGCCTTCAAAGAGGGTTTCTAGGAGTCACTCAACGTGATCCCCGAAAAAAACACACAGGAGAATCAAGAAAATGTCAGCAAATATTTCAATCATCGGCAACCTCGAATTCGTTCCAGGAACAGTGCGGAGGGCGCGTGGAGAAAGACGGACTGGTTCCGCGTTACGGCATTCGGCAAGCAGGCGGAAACACTTGCTCGCTACGTGCGAAAAGGCAGTCGTCTTTACGTCCAGGGTCGTTTGACCTTTAACCCGTGGGTGGATCAGAACGAGTCTCCGCAGGCCGGAGCAGAGATCGTCCTTCAGGAGTTCCAGTTCCTGTCGGGCCGCCGCGATGAGAACGGCGACGGAGCAGCAATGCAGACAGCACAGACCGCACCGGTAGAACTCCAGCAGGCCGCTGCTTATTAATCAATCAACCGGTCAATGAACAACTGCCGCTGGGGGAGATAGCACTCTCCAGGCGGCAGTTCTTTTGTGTAAAAGGAGTCTGCCATGGGTTACCGCGTTTTGACGATGAAGTGGATCACAAGAGCCTTTGTAAGGGAACATCGCGACCGTATCTTCCTCTACGGTGACAACCTTACCCGGCGAGGCTTTGGCGGTCAGGCTGCGGCGATGAGAGGCGAACCGAATGTGGTTGGGATACCGACTAAGAAGCTCCCCAGCAATAGGGAAGACTGCCTTCTTTACGGATGCCGAATTCGAACAAAACAAAGCGGCGATCGATAAGGCCTTTGAGCGTCTGGCGGTGCTATAAGTTCAACAACCGACCAAGTCATTGTTATTCCCGCAGACGGCATCGGAACTGGCCGGGCGCAACTCGAAAGGCGAGCACCGATTACGTTCGCATATCTACAAAAGCGTCTGAAAGACCTTTCTTTATAACCAGCCGGTCTCGTTTTCCTTAACGTACTTCTCCCGCAACTTGAGAGGGATTTTCAAGCCTGAATTTAAGTGCTTTTAATTCAGGGTTTTGAAAATGCGGCCCTTAAACTAACGCATTTTCGATTCGGCAACTACGCCGATTCGAGAGAGGAAGTTATGGCAGAAAGAATTAATGTTGAACAGCTCAGAAAGCACGATCCTAATAACCCGATGCTGGCATTTATGCCGTCAATAATGGCTCGCCGATGCAGGACTGGTGCGCTCATCTTTCATCGAATCCGATGCAGACGAGAGCTTGAAGAGTTCTCGATCTTGGGTGATGTAGTTCTTAGGATAGCCGATGAACTTGAGCCCGAAGCTGTGGACCAGGTGAGGAATACTCGCCCGAGTATGCAATGAAAGTTCTATCCGACGAAACGGATGCCAAAGAGTTTGTCCGATGCGTAAAGGCTATTGCAAGCCCAGATGCGGGACAGTTTGAGTATGAGCAAATTGCCTCTTACTACTACGGTGAGATCCGGCAGAGGCGTAAGCGAGGTTCTCAAAGAAATGGCACTACTCGGTATGCAGTTAGAAGCTGTTACAGCCACTTTGTCGGACCGTGAGATCAGATTTGAAGAGTCGCGAATGACCGAGCAAGCTCTGTGTCGCAGACCAACGACGAGTTCAGGCAGCCGCGAAAAACCGCAAAGCCGCTCCCGCCAAGGTGTCCGAACTTCGACAATGAAATGCAGGCGGTTCTAAGACGCGTTGGCAGACAGAAAGTCGCCGCATGATCTTCGATGACTTTGCGGATTTCTATCTCGAAGATGGCAATAAATCCATTGAAGAACTTGATCGAGATTTCTACTTTCCGAGCAGCTTGAGCAGTTCGACGAGAACGGTTTGATCGGTATAACGATGAGTTCGAGTCAGCGTTCGGTAGTTGTCTTTGACCTCGATTGTGA
Protein-coding sequences here:
- a CDS encoding single-stranded DNA-binding protein; translated protein: MIPEKNTQENQENVSKYFNHRQPRIRSRNSAEGAWRKTDWFRVTAFGKQAETLARYVRKGSRLYVQGRLTFNPWVDQNESPQAGAEIVLQEFQFLSGRRDENGDGAAMQTAQTAPVELQQAAAY